A genomic region of Leptolyngbya sp. NIES-2104 contains the following coding sequences:
- a CDS encoding sodium-dependent bicarbonate transport family permease gives MDFSLIVSNFLNPPVLFFFLGMLAVGVKSDLDIPAPIPKLFSLYLLLSIGFKGGVELSRSGINQAVIVTLLAAIAMSILVPIYTFFILRSRLDPYNSAAIAATYGSISAVTFITAGSFLDQLQIPYDGYMVAALALMESPAIIIGLILVNVFTDRASDSESIQWGEVLREAFFNGSVFLLVGSVAIGFLTGEHGWQTLKPFTQDMFYGVLTFFLLDMGLVAAKRIKELQKSGVFLVSFGILIPLLNATIGIFLAKAIALSSGDALLFSVLCASASYIAVPAAMRLTVPEANPSFYISAALAVTFPFNILIGIPLYEYGITLLW, from the coding sequence ATGGACTTTAGCCTGATCGTTTCTAACTTTCTAAATCCGCCTGTTTTGTTCTTTTTTCTAGGAATGCTGGCGGTAGGGGTGAAATCGGATTTAGACATTCCTGCACCGATTCCAAAACTATTTTCGCTGTATTTATTGTTGTCGATCGGGTTTAAAGGGGGAGTCGAACTTTCTCGCAGCGGAATTAATCAAGCAGTGATCGTCACTTTGCTGGCAGCGATCGCGATGTCGATTCTGGTTCCGATCTATACGTTTTTCATTCTGCGATCGCGCTTAGATCCCTATAATTCTGCTGCGATCGCTGCCACTTATGGATCAATCAGTGCGGTTACTTTTATTACGGCTGGATCATTTCTCGATCAGTTGCAAATTCCGTATGACGGTTACATGGTTGCAGCATTGGCGTTAATGGAATCGCCTGCAATCATCATCGGATTGATCTTAGTGAATGTGTTTACCGATCGCGCTAGTGATTCCGAATCGATTCAATGGGGTGAAGTGTTACGAGAAGCATTCTTTAACGGTTCTGTGTTTCTCTTAGTCGGGAGTGTTGCGATCGGGTTTCTCACCGGTGAGCATGGATGGCAAACTCTGAAACCGTTCACGCAGGATATGTTTTACGGGGTGCTGACTTTCTTTTTACTTGATATGGGATTAGTCGCAGCGAAGAGAATTAAAGAATTGCAGAAATCTGGAGTATTCCTCGTTTCGTTTGGTATTTTGATTCCGTTATTGAATGCAACGATTGGAATCTTTTTAGCAAAAGCGATCGCGCTTTCTTCCGGTGATGCACTTCTATTCTCAGTTCTTTGTGCCAGTGCATCTTATATCGCAGTTCCCGCAGCGATGCGTTTAACCGTTCCTGAAGCGAATCCAAGTTTCTATATTTCTGCTGCACTAGCGGTCACATTTCCATTCAACATTCTGATCGGAATTCCATTGTACGAATACGGAATTACTTTGCTTTGGTAG
- a CDS encoding Dps family protein: protein MVSQVAIGIEDTKRQQIADGLSRLLADTYTLYLKTHNFHWNVTGPMFQTLHTMFETQYTELALAVDLIAERIRALGYPAPGTYSEYAKLSSIDETPGVPKAEEMIKLLVQGQEAVVRTARSLFPLVDEANDEPTADLLTQRMQVHEKTAWMLRSLLEA from the coding sequence ATGGTTAGTCAAGTTGCAATTGGCATCGAAGATACAAAACGGCAACAGATTGCAGATGGTCTGTCTCGCTTGTTGGCAGATACTTACACGCTGTATTTGAAAACGCATAACTTCCACTGGAATGTCACAGGTCCGATGTTTCAAACACTGCACACGATGTTTGAAACGCAGTACACCGAGCTTGCTTTGGCGGTGGACTTGATCGCAGAACGGATTCGGGCATTGGGATATCCCGCACCGGGAACCTATAGCGAATATGCGAAGCTCAGTTCGATCGATGAAACTCCTGGCGTTCCAAAAGCCGAAGAAATGATCAAGCTTTTGGTGCAAGGACAAGAAGCGGTGGTGAGAACGGCTCGATCGTTGTTCCCGCTGGTGGACGAAGCGAATGATGAACCGACGGCTGATCTGCTGACCCAACGGATGCAGGTACACGAAAAGACCGCATGGATGTTGCGGAGTTTGCTAGAAGCGTAA
- a CDS encoding XisH family protein, protein MLVAFGLFCLTNGDPPKRITIVLYPLVVWFNPMGAKDLFHHAVKNALLKEQWLITADPLKIKIDGVRLEIDLAAEKVLAAEKAGRKIAVEIKSFLNASVITDFHAALGQFLNYRLALQMTESERVLYLAVPVETFTSFFQERFVQESVTLYQIRLLVYDSESERIIEWKD, encoded by the coding sequence ATGCTGGTTGCATTCGGGCTTTTTTGTTTAACAAATGGCGATCCGCCGAAACGAATTACGATCGTTCTCTACCCTCTTGTAGTTTGGTTCAATCCGATGGGAGCGAAAGATTTATTTCACCATGCTGTAAAAAATGCGCTTCTAAAAGAGCAGTGGTTAATTACAGCAGATCCACTGAAGATCAAAATTGATGGAGTTAGACTTGAGATTGATTTAGCGGCTGAAAAGGTTCTTGCGGCTGAAAAAGCAGGACGCAAAATTGCAGTTGAAATCAAGAGCTTTTTGAATGCCTCCGTGATTACTGATTTTCATGCGGCACTAGGACAATTTCTCAACTACCGATTAGCGCTTCAAATGACGGAATCAGAGCGAGTTCTGTATCTTGCGGTTCCGGTTGAAACATTTACCTCATTCTTTCAAGAGCGTTTTGTACAAGAATCTGTCACACTTTATCAAATTCGGTTGCTTGTTTATGATTCAGAAAGCGAGAGGATTATTGAATGGAAAGACTAG
- a CDS encoding XisI protein: protein MERLEQYRQSIRQMLTTQADVEQEQGSVECQLVFDTERDHYQLLDVGWDGLKRVYHCYIHIDIKDGKIWIQRNMTERDIAAELVEMGIPKEDIVLGLHPPYKRALSGYGVV, encoded by the coding sequence ATGGAAAGACTAGAACAGTATCGCCAATCAATTCGCCAAATGCTTACGACTCAAGCAGATGTAGAGCAAGAACAAGGATCTGTCGAATGTCAGTTAGTATTTGATACAGAGCGTGATCATTATCAATTGCTAGATGTGGGTTGGGACGGTCTGAAACGGGTGTATCACTGCTACATTCACATTGATATCAAGGACGGAAAAATCTGGATTCAGCGGAATATGACTGAGCGCGATATTGCCGCGGAACTGGTAGAGATGGGAATTCCGAAGGAAGACATCGTTCTTGGATTACATCCTCCTTACAAGCGTGCCCTGTCAGGTTACGGAGTTGTATGA
- a CDS encoding phosphoketolase, with product MTVANSAPVKTPLSPDELRQMNAYWCAANYLSVGQIYLRNNPLLKEPLKIEHVKPRLLGHWGTTPGLNFIYVHFNRLIRRYDLNAIYIAGPGHGGPGMVANTYLEGTYSEFYPHITQDEEGLDKLFTQFSYPGGIPSHAAPETPGSIHEGGELGYSIAHAYGAAFDNPDLFVCCVIGDGEAETGPLAGSWHSNKFINPERDGAVLPILHLNGYKIANPTVLARLSDRELEHLFMGYGYKPYFVKGDDPATMHQLMAATLDEIVQEIQGIQREARTHGFKQRPQFPMIVLRTPKGWTGPKIVDGVQIENTYRAHQVPLSEMASKPEHLRMLEEWMRSYKPEELFDEKGKLVPELAELAPKGDRRMGANPHANGGVLLKALKLPKFEDFAVPVDSPGQVETESTRVLGKFLRDVMRLNAEHRNFRVMSPDENNSNRLNAVLEATDRVFTGEILPNDDHIALDGRVMEVLSEHLCQGWLEGYLLTGRHGFFSCYEAFIHIVDSMFNQHAKWLEACRHIPWRRSIASLNYLLTSHVWRQDHNGFTHQDPGFIDVVLNKKPTVTRIYLPPDANTLLSVADHCLRSRHYVNVIIAGKQPQLQWLDMENAIAHCTAGVGIWEWASNDRGIEPDVVMACAGDVPTLETLAAVDFLRYHFPELKIRVVNVVDLMTLQPPKEHPHGLSDRDFDSIFTTDKPIIFAFHGYPYLVHRLTYRRTNHGNLHVRGYKEEGTTTTPFDMVVLNDLDRFHLVMDVIDRVPNLLTKGAYVKQIARDKLTEHKRYIVEHGEDMPEVEEWKWGYYSRGNTGKTVIPQTKSGSSTQGDDDTTKSGR from the coding sequence ATGACCGTTGCAAATTCCGCTCCCGTCAAGACTCCACTGAGTCCGGATGAACTGCGTCAGATGAATGCCTACTGGTGTGCTGCGAACTATCTGTCGGTTGGACAAATCTATTTACGAAACAATCCTTTACTCAAAGAACCTTTAAAGATTGAACATGTGAAACCCCGATTACTCGGACATTGGGGCACAACACCGGGATTGAATTTTATCTACGTGCATTTCAATCGCTTGATCCGCCGTTATGACTTGAATGCGATTTACATTGCTGGACCGGGACACGGTGGACCCGGAATGGTGGCAAATACTTATCTAGAAGGAACTTACAGCGAGTTTTATCCACACATTACCCAAGACGAAGAAGGACTCGATAAGCTATTTACTCAGTTTTCCTATCCGGGTGGAATTCCGAGCCATGCAGCCCCAGAAACACCGGGATCAATTCATGAAGGCGGAGAGTTGGGATATTCGATCGCTCATGCCTACGGCGCGGCGTTTGATAATCCGGACTTGTTCGTGTGTTGTGTGATCGGAGATGGAGAGGCGGAAACGGGACCGTTAGCGGGAAGCTGGCACTCGAATAAGTTTATTAATCCAGAACGAGATGGGGCAGTGTTGCCGATTCTGCATTTGAACGGCTACAAGATTGCGAATCCGACTGTTTTGGCGCGACTAAGCGATCGAGAATTAGAGCATCTTTTCATGGGTTACGGCTACAAGCCTTATTTTGTTAAAGGTGATGATCCCGCAACGATGCACCAATTGATGGCGGCAACGCTCGATGAAATTGTGCAGGAAATCCAAGGGATTCAACGAGAAGCGAGAACACACGGATTTAAGCAGCGTCCACAGTTTCCAATGATAGTTTTGAGAACGCCGAAAGGGTGGACGGGTCCGAAAATCGTCGATGGGGTTCAGATCGAGAATACTTATCGAGCGCACCAAGTTCCGCTGTCTGAGATGGCAAGCAAACCGGAGCATCTGAGAATGCTCGAAGAATGGATGCGGAGCTATAAGCCAGAGGAACTCTTTGATGAGAAGGGCAAGCTGGTGCCTGAACTCGCAGAACTTGCACCAAAAGGCGATCGCAGAATGGGAGCAAATCCTCACGCCAACGGTGGCGTATTACTCAAAGCGCTGAAATTGCCCAAATTCGAGGATTTTGCAGTTCCGGTTGATTCTCCTGGACAAGTGGAAACCGAATCGACGCGAGTTTTGGGAAAATTCTTACGCGATGTAATGCGTCTAAATGCGGAGCATCGGAATTTCCGGGTGATGTCGCCGGATGAGAATAATTCCAATCGATTGAATGCCGTGTTAGAAGCAACCGATCGCGTTTTCACAGGCGAAATTCTGCCGAACGATGACCACATCGCGCTCGATGGTCGCGTGATGGAAGTCTTGAGCGAACATCTGTGTCAAGGTTGGCTAGAAGGCTATTTGCTCACAGGACGGCATGGATTTTTCTCGTGCTATGAAGCGTTTATTCACATTGTCGATTCGATGTTTAACCAACATGCGAAATGGCTAGAAGCGTGTCGGCACATTCCCTGGAGAAGATCGATCGCGTCGTTGAACTATCTGTTAACTTCACACGTTTGGCGACAAGATCACAATGGATTCACGCACCAAGACCCCGGATTCATTGATGTAGTGCTGAATAAAAAGCCAACGGTGACACGAATTTATCTGCCACCAGATGCAAATACATTGTTATCGGTTGCAGATCATTGTTTGCGGAGTCGTCACTATGTGAATGTGATCATTGCTGGAAAACAGCCGCAATTGCAGTGGTTGGATATGGAAAACGCGATCGCACATTGCACGGCAGGTGTCGGAATTTGGGAATGGGCGAGTAACGATCGGGGCATTGAACCCGATGTCGTGATGGCTTGTGCGGGAGATGTTCCGACTCTGGAAACGTTAGCAGCAGTTGATTTTCTGCGCTATCACTTTCCAGAATTAAAGATTCGAGTAGTGAACGTTGTGGATTTGATGACATTGCAGCCGCCGAAAGAGCATCCACATGGATTATCCGATCGCGATTTTGATTCGATCTTCACGACGGATAAGCCGATCATTTTTGCGTTTCATGGCTATCCGTATTTGGTTCACCGTCTCACGTATCGCCGCACGAATCACGGTAATCTGCATGTTCGCGGCTACAAAGAAGAAGGAACGACGACGACCCCGTTTGATATGGTGGTGCTGAATGATTTGGATCGGTTCCATTTGGTGATGGATGTGATCGATCGTGTGCCTAACTTATTAACGAAAGGGGCGTATGTCAAACAAATCGCCAGAGATAAACTGACGGAACACAAACGTTATATTGTCGAACACGGGGAAGATATGCCAGAGGTTGAAGAATGGAAATGGGGATATTACAGTCGTGGTAATACTGGAAAAACGGTGATTCCGCAAACTAAAAGCGGTTCATCCACCCAAGGTGATGACGACACGACCAAATCTGGACGTTAG
- a CDS encoding SpoIID/LytB domain-containing protein, whose amino-acid sequence MAKLNPFILGIACIIGFATSAQAQQDVGIQIGIMQRFGDRTKDTMTLKANSGDRLTIRFDTNGKPQTLTAPEVKLETTLQKLPQPVVEERVIFSTHRSFESAEDQAQEWRAQGIEVEIAQPDRWQVWAKRDVYNTPLVRRLLLKSLQAKGIQTARIESRVIQEVPRPTWVLNGFRYTRDVVDVSSGSGVIQVDREKDDLPNRPYGGVLRIQPNAYGNFTLVNFVGVETYLRGVVPHEIGTWAPQPVLEAQAVLARTYALRNVRRFVIDNYQLCATTQCQVYRGLEGAAASTDRAIAATRGLVLTYQNELVDAVYSSTSGGVTAGFNDIWHGWDRPYLKAVVDSVNPIWDLQARNLADERNFRAFINQKKGFNEDGTDMFRWRYEVSLANLNRELRDYLKAVRHPIANFKTIQNIQVTQRSSGGRILKSQITTDAGTIKLEKDDIQTVFEAPASTLFYVDPVREKNKTLRGFVFVGGGFGHGVGMSQFGSYNLGRLGWTSDRILSFYFPGTQLQPINNSITLWRDRSNERASN is encoded by the coding sequence TTGGCTAAACTCAATCCATTCATTCTCGGTATTGCTTGCATAATCGGATTCGCGACATCTGCACAGGCGCAGCAAGATGTAGGGATTCAAATCGGAATTATGCAGCGGTTTGGCGATCGCACAAAAGATACGATGACGCTAAAAGCAAATTCGGGCGATCGCTTAACGATTCGGTTTGATACCAACGGTAAGCCGCAAACGCTCACCGCACCGGAAGTAAAGCTTGAAACCACGCTGCAAAAACTCCCTCAGCCTGTGGTAGAAGAGCGGGTGATCTTCAGTACACATCGAAGTTTTGAGTCGGCAGAAGATCAGGCGCAAGAATGGAGAGCACAAGGCATTGAGGTCGAAATTGCTCAACCCGATCGCTGGCAAGTTTGGGCAAAACGCGATGTGTATAACACTCCACTCGTGCGGCGATTGTTATTAAAAAGCTTGCAGGCAAAAGGCATTCAAACTGCCCGAATTGAAAGCCGCGTGATTCAAGAAGTGCCACGTCCGACTTGGGTACTCAACGGGTTTCGGTATACCCGCGATGTGGTCGATGTCTCTTCGGGATCAGGCGTGATTCAAGTCGATCGAGAAAAAGACGATCTGCCCAATCGCCCATACGGTGGAGTACTACGAATTCAACCGAATGCGTACGGTAACTTCACGCTCGTTAATTTTGTTGGGGTGGAAACGTATCTCAGAGGCGTTGTACCGCATGAGATTGGCACTTGGGCACCGCAACCCGTTTTAGAAGCTCAGGCAGTTCTCGCTCGAACTTATGCACTGCGGAATGTGCGGCGGTTTGTGATTGATAACTATCAACTTTGTGCAACCACACAATGCCAGGTTTATCGCGGATTAGAGGGAGCGGCAGCTTCGACCGATCGAGCGATCGCGGCAACTCGCGGACTGGTGCTGACTTACCAAAATGAACTCGTGGATGCGGTCTATTCCTCGACAAGTGGCGGTGTGACTGCTGGCTTTAACGACATTTGGCACGGCTGGGATCGCCCTTATCTAAAAGCGGTCGTTGACTCGGTGAATCCGATCTGGGATCTTCAGGCGCGGAACTTAGCCGATGAACGCAATTTCCGAGCGTTTATCAATCAGAAGAAGGGCTTTAACGAAGACGGCACCGATATGTTCCGCTGGCGGTATGAGGTGTCTTTAGCTAACTTGAATCGAGAGCTACGAGACTATCTCAAAGCGGTTCGTCACCCAATAGCGAATTTCAAAACGATTCAGAACATTCAAGTGACACAGCGATCGAGCGGTGGACGAATTCTGAAATCGCAAATTACAACCGATGCAGGCACAATCAAGCTTGAGAAAGACGACATTCAAACGGTGTTTGAAGCGCCTGCTAGTACCTTGTTCTACGTCGATCCGGTGAGAGAGAAAAACAAAACGCTCAGAGGCTTTGTCTTTGTAGGCGGCGGATTCGGGCATGGGGTCGGAATGAGCCAGTTTGGATCATACAATCTAGGTCGATTGGGCTGGACAAGCGATCGCATTCTTAGCTTCTATTTCCCTGGTACACAACTGCAACCGATTAACAACTCGATTACCTTGTGGCGAGACCGCTCAAATGAGCGAGCCTCAAACTAG
- a CDS encoding FAD-binding oxidoreductase, producing the protein MQTYDWIVIGAGITGASLSYELTQQGFSVLLLDADPDPPSATRFSYGGIAYWSGTTDLTRQLCAESKAIYQTLSAELGADTEFREIDLLLSISPESNPEALIQNYSHFADPPKFLTVEAACEREPLLDPNGIAGALTVKHGHIDAGKTARAYIEAMQRSTGVYKIATVKTLISGGVSTSDGDFFAANTVVCIGALTRQFLKDAGLLIAQYFTHAEIIEIPRSELRLNTLVMPAEAERFKLEAEATRDDRVWDQPGQEPAPAILDAGAVQFLDSRILIGQVSRTLTDPNAAIDAVQSEADLRTKISQVMPKVGELKGTWQHCLIAFSRDRLPLVGAVPGAEGLYVFSGFSNPLALVPPLARRFAIQATCDRDPLLQQVLPERFI; encoded by the coding sequence ATGCAAACTTACGATTGGATTGTGATCGGTGCAGGTATCACAGGCGCATCGCTCAGCTACGAACTCACACAGCAAGGATTTTCTGTACTGCTACTCGATGCTGATCCTGATCCTCCTTCTGCAACTCGATTCAGCTATGGCGGAATTGCTTACTGGTCAGGAACGACAGATCTCACTCGTCAACTGTGTGCAGAAAGTAAAGCAATTTATCAAACTCTATCGGCTGAACTCGGTGCGGATACTGAGTTTCGCGAAATTGACCTACTATTATCAATTTCTCCCGAATCCAATCCTGAAGCTCTGATTCAGAACTATTCCCACTTCGCAGATCCACCGAAATTTCTCACTGTTGAAGCCGCTTGTGAACGAGAACCTTTGCTTGATCCGAATGGAATCGCTGGAGCATTGACAGTTAAACACGGACACATCGATGCTGGAAAAACAGCGCGGGCATACATCGAAGCAATGCAGCGTTCCACGGGAGTTTACAAGATTGCAACGGTAAAAACTTTAATTTCAGGCGGAGTGAGTACAAGCGACGGAGACTTCTTTGCAGCGAATACAGTGGTATGTATTGGAGCATTGACGCGGCAGTTTTTGAAAGATGCGGGATTGTTGATCGCTCAATATTTCACCCACGCTGAAATCATCGAAATTCCCCGAAGCGAGTTACGGCTCAATACCTTAGTTATGCCTGCGGAAGCGGAACGATTCAAGCTCGAAGCAGAAGCAACCCGTGACGATCGCGTTTGGGATCAACCTGGACAAGAACCCGCCCCCGCGATTCTTGATGCTGGAGCGGTTCAGTTTCTGGATAGTCGAATCCTCATCGGGCAAGTCAGCCGCACCTTGACTGATCCAAATGCTGCGATCGATGCGGTTCAAAGTGAAGCCGATTTGCGAACTAAAATCAGCCAGGTCATGCCGAAAGTTGGGGAACTTAAAGGAACCTGGCAGCACTGTTTGATCGCATTTAGTCGCGATCGCTTGCCGTTAGTCGGAGCCGTTCCCGGTGCTGAAGGGCTGTATGTCTTTTCTGGGTTTAGTAATCCATTGGCGCTCGTACCGCCTCTCGCTCGACGATTTGCGATTCAAGCGACATGCGATCGCGATCCACTTTTGCAGCAGGTGTTACCAGAGCGATTTATCTAG
- a CDS encoding ParB N-terminal domain-containing protein has product MKVEEIPISQIRRPLFRQNDQEKVKNLMESISEIGLQEPIDVLEVDGQYYGFSGCHRYEACSRLGHETILCNVRRAPRAVLKQHLA; this is encoded by the coding sequence ATGAAAGTTGAAGAAATCCCTATCAGTCAGATCCGCCGCCCCTTATTTCGGCAGAACGACCAAGAGAAAGTAAAAAATCTCATGGAATCGATCTCCGAAATCGGGCTGCAAGAGCCGATCGATGTCTTGGAAGTAGACGGACAGTATTACGGATTTTCAGGCTGTCACCGCTACGAAGCCTGTAGTCGTCTCGGACACGAAACGATTTTGTGCAATGTCCGCCGCGCCCCAAGAGCAGTTCTTAAACAACATTTAGCTTAA
- a CDS encoding hybrid sensor histidine kinase/response regulator — MKQQRTILIVDRSLVDRQTYQQYLSQTGEVDHQFLHADSGFSALQICHDSSLHAVLLSSDLVDFPALELLTKIEPFLPIVVIVPEIAIAHQFLQSGAKDYILKHQITPELLQHTLQSAILRQQFSHPDLTQQLRRNQIALKQSEERLRLALEVAHMGAWEWDLVTGVLSWSPNYAELVGLDPNHCPTTLEGWEATIHPHDRAQAQTRLDDALKSGAELHNEYRIVKPTGEIRWLNCKGQIERNDQGTPIRMLGVTQDVTEMKRQELHRSRLLKQEKAARVEAETANQNKDEFLAVVTHELRTPLNAILGWAKLLRTRNLDSDSIDRALETIERNAESQSQLIEDLLDVSRIIRGRLALKLMSVSLYAVLSAAIEGVKLSAESKQLQLDFNAMDLDATISGDPKRLQQIFLNLLTNAIKFTPQGGKIIVQLTSTDTTAQIRVMDTGIGIQADFLPHVFDRFRQDQSNAASEQGLGLGLAIVRQLVELHKGSISVASAGENQGTTFTVCFPLRD; from the coding sequence ATGAAGCAGCAACGCACAATCCTGATCGTCGATCGCTCTCTGGTTGACCGACAGACCTATCAGCAGTATTTATCTCAGACGGGTGAAGTCGATCACCAATTTTTGCACGCGGATTCTGGTTTTTCTGCCCTGCAAATTTGCCATGATTCCAGTCTCCATGCGGTTTTGCTCAGTTCAGATCTCGTCGATTTTCCTGCTCTAGAACTCCTAACCAAGATTGAACCGTTTTTGCCGATCGTCGTGATTGTGCCTGAGATCGCGATCGCGCATCAGTTTCTACAGTCTGGTGCGAAAGATTACATCCTAAAACACCAAATCACGCCCGAATTATTACAACACACCTTACAAAGTGCAATCCTACGACAGCAATTTAGTCATCCGGATCTGACTCAACAATTACGCCGAAACCAAATTGCGCTGAAACAAAGCGAAGAGCGATTGAGACTCGCGCTCGAAGTCGCTCACATGGGAGCCTGGGAATGGGATTTAGTCACCGGAGTACTATCTTGGTCGCCGAACTACGCAGAACTCGTTGGACTTGATCCGAACCACTGCCCGACCACACTCGAAGGATGGGAAGCAACTATTCATCCCCACGATCGCGCTCAAGCCCAAACTCGATTAGACGATGCACTAAAATCGGGTGCTGAGTTACACAACGAATATCGCATCGTTAAGCCAACCGGAGAAATTCGCTGGTTAAATTGCAAAGGACAAATCGAGCGCAATGACCAGGGCACACCGATACGAATGCTAGGAGTCACACAAGATGTGACAGAAATGAAACGTCAAGAGCTACACCGTTCTCGATTACTAAAACAAGAAAAAGCAGCACGAGTTGAAGCAGAAACCGCAAATCAAAATAAAGATGAATTTCTCGCAGTTGTAACTCATGAATTGAGAACGCCGTTAAATGCGATTTTAGGTTGGGCGAAACTGCTGCGAACTCGAAATTTAGATTCGGATTCTATCGATCGAGCTTTAGAAACGATCGAGCGAAACGCCGAATCTCAATCGCAACTGATCGAAGACTTGCTCGATGTCTCGCGGATTATTCGCGGACGATTGGCGCTGAAATTGATGTCGGTGAGTTTGTATGCGGTGCTTTCTGCTGCGATCGAGGGGGTGAAGTTATCCGCCGAATCGAAACAGCTTCAACTCGATTTCAACGCCATGGATCTCGATGCAACCATTTCTGGTGATCCAAAACGATTGCAGCAAATCTTTCTGAATCTACTAACCAATGCCATCAAATTCACACCGCAAGGTGGAAAAATCATTGTGCAATTAACCAGTACCGATACAACCGCACAAATTCGAGTGATGGATACTGGAATTGGAATTCAAGCAGATTTTCTGCCGCATGTGTTCGATCGATTCCGTCAAGATCAATCGAATGCTGCTTCTGAGCAAGGTTTAGGACTGGGACTCGCGATCGTGCGTCAATTAGTCGAACTTCACAAAGGTTCGATCTCGGTCGCAAGCGCAGGCGAAAATCAAGGAACGACTTTTACCGTATGCTTTCCATTGCGAGATTGA